The following are encoded in a window of Mustela nigripes isolate SB6536 chromosome 1, MUSNIG.SB6536, whole genome shotgun sequence genomic DNA:
- the LOC132009670 gene encoding LOW QUALITY PROTEIN: olfactory receptor 9Q2-like (The sequence of the model RefSeq protein was modified relative to this genomic sequence to represent the inferred CDS: deleted 1 base in 1 codon) — translation MAEKNITWVSEFLLIAFTDRPAWALPLFFLFLLIYLLTLLGNLGMMSLIRADGRLHTPMYFFLGHLAFMDVCYSSAIVPQMLAVLLEHGATLSYSRCAMQFFLFTFFGSIDCYLLAIMAYDRYVAVCRPLLYVTIMTEKALWGLVAGAYGAGLSSAFVRTVTAFTLSFCXXXGNNEIDFIFCDLPPLLKLTCGDSYTQEVVIIVFAIFVIPACMVAILVSYLFIIVAIVRIPSAGGRAKTFSTCASHLMVVSLFFGTLIFMYLRDNSGHSPQEDRVVSVFYTTVIPMLNPLIYSLRNKEVKEALRKVLERA, via the exons ATGGCAGAGAAGAACATCACCTGGGTGAGCGAATTCCTCCTTATTGCATTCACTGACAGGCCTGCGTGggcccttcctctcttcttcctgtttctgctcATCTATCTCCTGACCTTGTTGGGGAACCTGGGCATGATGAGCCTGATCCGTGCAGATGGCCGGCTGCACACCCCAATGTACTTTTTCCTTGGCCACCTCGCGTTCATGGACGTGTGCTACTCATCGGCCATTGTGCCACAGATGCTGGCCGTGTTGCTGGAACACGGGGCCACACTGTCCTACTCCCGCTGCGCCATGCAGTTCTTCCTCTTCACCTTCTTCGGCTCCATCGACTGCTACCTTCTGGCCatcatggcctatgaccgctacgTGGCCGTGTGCCGGCCCCTGCTCTATGTCACCATCATGACTGAGAAGGCCCTCTGGGGCTTAGTGGCTGGGGCTTATGGCGCTGGTCTCTCCAGTGCCTTTGTTCGCACGGTCACCGccttcaccctctccttctgtNNNNNNNNN GGGAACAACGAGATTGACTTTATCTTCTGTGACCTTCCTCCTCTGCTAAAGCTGACCTGTGGGGACAGCTACACCCAGGAGGTGGTCATCATTGTGTTTGCCATCTTCGTCATCCCTGCCTGCATGGTGGCGATCTTGGTGTCCTACCTGTTTATCATCGTGGCCATCGTGAGGATCCCCTCAGCGGGAGGCCGGGCCAAGACCTTCTCCACCTGCGCCTCCCACCTCATGGTTGTGTCCCTCTTCTTCGGCACCCTCATCTTCATGTACCTCAGAGATAACTCTGGTCACTCTCCACAGGAAGATCGGGTGGTGTCTGTGTTCTACACAACAGTGATCCCCATGTTGAACCCCCTCATCTACAGTCTGAGGAACAAGGAGGTGAAGGAGGCATTGAGGAAAGTTCTTGAAAGAGCCTAG
- the LOC132009659 gene encoding olfactory receptor 9Q2-like, with amino-acid sequence MAGRNGTVVTGFFLTAFSEHPEWGLPLFLVFLSFYLLTLLGNAGMVLMIRVDGRLHTPMYFFLGHLSFVDICYSSAIVPQMLVVLLEHGATLSYSRCAAQFFSFTFFASIDCYLLAIMAYDRYVAVCRPLLYVTIMTEKALWGLVAGAYGAGLSSAFVRMVTAFTLSFCGNNEIDFIFCDLPPLLKLTCGDSYTQEVVIIVFAIFVMPLCVVVILVSYLFIIRAVLQIRSAGGRAKTFSTCASHLTAVSLFFGTLIFMYLRDNSGQSSEEDRVVSVLYTVVTPMLNPFIYSLRNKEVKQAFRKALCRTKASGKP; translated from the coding sequence ATGGCCGGGAGGAATGGCACCGTAGTGACCGGGTTCTTCCTCACTGCGTTCAGCGAGCATCCCGAGTGGGGgcttcctctcttcctggtgTTTTTGAGCTTCTATCTACTCACTCTTCTGGGGAACGCGGGAATGGTCCTAATGATCCGCGTGGATGGCCGGCTGCACACCCCGATGTACTTCTTCCTCGGCCACCTCTCGTTTGTGGATATATGCTACTCGTCGGCCATCGTGCCGCAGATGCTGGTCGTGCTGCTGGAACACGGGGCCACACTGTCCTACTCCCGCTGCGCCGCACAGTTCTTCTCCTTCACCTTCTTTGCTTCTATTGACTGCTACCTGCTGGCCatcatggcctatgaccgctacgTGGCCGTGTGCCGGCCCCTGCTCTATGTCACCATCATGACCGAGAAGGCCCTCTGGGGCTTAGTGGCCGGGGCTTATGGCGCCGGTCTCTCCAGCGCCTTTGTTCGCATGGTCACCGccttcaccctctccttctgcggGAACAACGAGATTGACTTTATCTTCTGTGACCTTCCTCCTCTGCTAAAGCTGACCTGTGGGGACAGCTACACCCAGGAGGTGGTCATCATTGTGTTTGCCATCTTCGTCATGCCTCTTTGCGTTGTGGTGATCCTGGTGTCCTACCTGTTTATCATCAGGGCTGTCCTGCAGATCCGCTCTGCAGGGGGCCGGGCCAAGACCTTCTCCACCTGCGCCTCCCACCTCACGGCTGTGTCCCTCTTCTTCGGCACCCTCATCTTCATGTACCTCAGAGATAACTCTGGCCAGTCCTCGGAGGAAGACCGAGTGGTGTCCGTGCTCTACACGGTGGTGACCCCCATGTTGAATCCCTTCATCTATAGCCTGAGGAACAAGGAGGTAAAGCAGGCATTTAGGAAAGCCCTGTGTAGGACAAAGGCTTCTGGAAAGCCCTAG